The Candidatus Bathyarchaeota archaeon sequence AAACTCATTTTTTCAGGGCTTCGAACAACAACTTCCACCTCGTTACCAGAGGAAAGAACAAAATAAATGTGAAACGATGATTCCTTTCTACCTCGCTTCGTCACCGAACACCACTCCGCCCTCACAACTCTGAAAGAACCTTTTACAAGGCTGTCAAGAACAGCGTTATGATCCGAAGAAAACGTGATTACATCTATGTCACTGTTTCGGTGGGCGGTTCCTCGCCAAACGCTTCCAACAAGCCTAGGATGGAAAGTCTTCAAGACAGCCATTATTTGGAAAGCTTCTTTTCGCATCTGAGACAGCCGCTCACCTCTTGATGGCCCCTCCCTTTCTTCAGCGATTTCGTCAAGTTCCTCCGCCACTTCTGCGTTGCTTGGAAGAATCCGCATCCCCAACGTTTGTGCCGCTCTACTCTTCGCTTGCTTGTACTCTTTCTCCTGCGACGTATAAAGCAGAAGGGCTGCCTCTCGAGCAACTCGCCTTCTCAAACCAGCTGAACGATTATTTTCCAAGGGTTCTCTCCCTTAGGGCACTATGGTTTCAAGCAGAAGCTAAATGTTTTACGCGGCAACTGCCGGTTGAAGGGTAAGCTTGGACTTTCGGATGCCCACATGGCGCAGTGGAGCTATCTTCTTTGCCTCATTGTAAATGTCAGACGCGATTTTTCCCAATACAACTTCTTGAACAAACTGATCAAACGTAAGCACAGCTGCTTTTTCTTTAACAATCCTTTTTATAATGACGCGTATTGCCCGTTCTTGGGAGGTCTTGATCCGCGAGAGAGTGAACGCACAAACCGCCAACCTTAATTGATAACCATCCTTCGTCGTGACACTGAGGAGGCCATCCACCCGCGTCGTTCTTCTTCGAACAAGACTCCTCAGATAGTCTCGCGAATACTCGTGTCCCTTAAAAACG is a genomic window containing:
- a CDS encoding 30S ribosomal protein S3ae, with product MSSKRKRRVRDKWRGKSWYTVMSPPYFGGSELGMLPSDDSSKLVGRIVDATLYDITDDFTHQYLKMYFRVTDVEGKIARTVFKGHEYSRDYLRSLVRRRTTRVDGLLSVTTKDGYQLRLAVCAFTLSRIKTSQERAIRVIIKRIVKEKAAVLTFDQFVQEVVLGKIASDIYNEAKKIAPLRHVGIRKSKLTLQPAVAA